TCTGGCCGGGCCGCACCGCCGAGATCGCCGTCGGCATCATCTCGGTCTACGTCATCATCGCGGGTCTCGTGAACATCGCGATCGGCCTGTTCTGGCGCTCCGGCTGGACACGCATCGGCTACATCGCCCTCGGCGTCCTCTTCATCGTCGCCGGCGTCTTCTCGTTCGCCAACCTCTCGGCCACGACGGCCTGGTTCGGCGTGTTCATCGGCACGCTCGTCGGCATCCTCTGGATCATCGAGGGCGTCGTGTCGCTCACCACCGTCGGCCACGGATCGAAGGCGCGGGCGTGGACGATCTTCTTCGCGATCGTGAGCATCCTCGCCGGCGTCGTGCTGCTGTTCTCGCCGCTCCTCGGCGCGGTCACCCTCTTCCTGCTCATCGGCATCTCGCTCGTGATCCTCGGCGTCTTCCAGATCGTCCGGGCGATCCAGTTCGGCAAGGCCGCGTAAGCGGACACGAGAAAGGGACCGGATGCCATGGCATCCGGTCCCTTTCTCGTGTCACGCCGTGGGCAGGTACCTGCTCCACCAGTCGAGCACCGCGTCGAAGCGCTGCACCCGGTGCTGAGGGCGCCCGCCGCGCGTGAGCTCGTGGTCTTCGCCGGGGAAGATGAGCATCTCCGCCTCGGTCCCCTGCTGCTTCAGCGCCGCGTAATACCGCGTCGCCTGCTCGAGCGGGCAGCGGAAGTCGAGCTCCGAGTGCAGGACGAGCGTCGGCGTCGTCACCCGATCGACCACCGCCATCGGGCTCTGCGCCGCGATCTGTGCGGGGTCGGTGCCGACGTACTCCTGCCCGAAGAAGGAGCCGATGTCGCTCGAGCCCGGGAAGGCGGTGGGGTCGAGGAACCCGCGCTCCACGATCGCGCCGGCGAAGCGGTGGTCGTGGGCGATGACCCACGCCGTCATGTAGCCGCCGTACGAGCCGCCCATCACGCCGACCCGGTCGCCGTCGAGGCGCGGGTCGGCGGAGACGACACCGTCGAAGAAGTCCAGGACGTCGAAGAAGTCGAGCGTCCCCATCCGCTGGCGGATCGACCGGCCGTGCTCGCGGCCGTACCCGGCGCTCCCGCGCGGGTTGCTGTAGACCACGGCGTAGCCGGCGTCGACGAGCACCTGCGTCTCGTCGAAGACGTGCACCCCGTACGAGGCGTACGGCCCGCCGTGGATCTGCAGGATGACCGGGAACGGCCCCTCCCCCTCGGGCGTGGCGACCCAACCGTGCACGGGGTAGCCGTCGCGGCCGGTGATCTCGTGCTCGACCGGGATGACGACTCCGCGCTCGCGCACCGCGGCACCGAAGTCGGTGAGAGCGCGGACCTCGCGACCCTCCACGAGCGTGAGCTCCCCGAACGATTCGGGCGAGGCGACGGATGCCACGACCCGGCCGTTCGCGACGGCGTGGCCGTTCACCTCAAGGTCGCCCCCGAGCACCTCGGCCACCTCTCCCCCGCGCGTGACGCGCAGCAGGCGCAGGCGTCCGCGGGTGCGGTCCTGGACGAGCACGTCGTCGCCGTCGAACGAGAGGTGACTGCCGACCTCGCCGAGGTCGATCGTCTCGGCGTCGGTGAGGCGGCGCGGGCCGTCGGCCTCGAGCGCGAACAGCGCGACGCCGGGGGCCACGAAGTCGACTCCCTCCGGCCCGACGTCGTTCGCGAGCGCGAACACCGCGCCGTCGGGGGCGACAGCGACCTCCGAGATCGACAGGTCCGCCGCGGTTCCGAGCACCTCGCGCTCGGCGCCGCCCTCGACCGCGATCGCGACGATCCGGTCGCGCAGGTCGCGGCGATCGGTCTCGATGACGTCGGGCACGCTGAGCAGCTCGGCGCCGTCGCGCGTCCACACGACGCCGTTCCAGCTGGTGTCGCCCTCGGTGAGCCGCGTGGCGTCGCTCGCGACCACGCGCTTGTCGGGAGCGTCGATCGCCGGGGCGGGCGCGTAGAACGGCTCCGCCTCCATCGAGGGCACGTCCACGACGAAGAGGTGGGTCGGTCGGTCGAGATAGCCGAGCCCGTTCGCGTGCCAGCGGATGCCGGTGATCCGACGCGGCGGTTCGGCCGCGGCATCCCGTCCCTCGACCGTGCCGTAGCGGCCGGGCTCGGGCACACGCGCCGAGAAGGCGAGGCGCGCACCATCGGGCGACCACGCG
This portion of the Microbacterium testaceum StLB037 genome encodes:
- a CDS encoding HdeD family acid-resistance protein — its product is MSPSSTTSPAVGAVRTALGISGALSLVIGLLILIWPGRTAEIAVGIISVYVIIAGLVNIAIGLFWRSGWTRIGYIALGVLFIVAGVFSFANLSATTAWFGVFIGTLVGILWIIEGVVSLTTVGHGSKARAWTIFFAIVSILAGVVLLFSPLLGAVTLFLLIGISLVILGVFQIVRAIQFGKAA
- a CDS encoding alpha/beta hydrolase family protein, with the translated sequence MRPVDIEALISVGRPVLSSDGGFAVFATSRPDLAADRGVGQLWRVDLPDGTPRRLTRGVVDRSPRLSPDDSTIAFLRADERGRAQVFVVSATGGEPVQVTEQHGGVTDLAWSPDGARLAFSARVPEPGRYGTVEGRDAAAEPPRRITGIRWHANGLGYLDRPTHLFVVDVPSMEAEPFYAPAPAIDAPDKRVVASDATRLTEGDTSWNGVVWTRDGAELLSVPDVIETDRRDLRDRIVAIAVEGGAEREVLGTAADLSISEVAVAPDGAVFALANDVGPEGVDFVAPGVALFALEADGPRRLTDAETIDLGEVGSHLSFDGDDVLVQDRTRGRLRLLRVTRGGEVAEVLGGDLEVNGHAVANGRVVASVASPESFGELTLVEGREVRALTDFGAAVRERGVVIPVEHEITGRDGYPVHGWVATPEGEGPFPVILQIHGGPYASYGVHVFDETQVLVDAGYAVVYSNPRGSAGYGREHGRSIRQRMGTLDFFDVLDFFDGVVSADPRLDGDRVGVMGGSYGGYMTAWVIAHDHRFAGAIVERGFLDPTAFPGSSDIGSFFGQEYVGTDPAQIAAQSPMAVVDRVTTPTLVLHSELDFRCPLEQATRYYAALKQQGTEAEMLIFPGEDHELTRGGRPQHRVQRFDAVLDWWSRYLPTA